The Mesorhizobium sp. B2-8-5 genome segment ACCTCGATGACCGCCTTGATCAGCCCTGATTTCTCATGCGTCCATCGCGCCAGATCGCGCGGCGTTGCGGCGAGCGTCGTGCGATGGGTGACGAGCTTGTTCAGCGGCACCGCGCCGTTGCGGATCGAGGCCGCAACATGGTCGAAATCGGCCTTCAGCGCATTGCGGCTGCCGATCAGCGTCATCTCGCGCTTGTGGAATTCGGGATCGGAGAAGGCGATGTCGTCCTTGACGACGCTGACCAGCACCAGCGTGCCGCCATGCGCCACATGGGCGAAGGCGGACTGCACCGACGGCGTGTTGCCGGTCGCGTCGAACACGAGGTCGAAACCCTCGCCGGAGGTTGCTTGCCGGACCAGTTCGGCAGCCGTCTCCTTCGAGCCGTCCAGCGGGGTAAAGCCGAGTTCCTTTTCGGCGAAGCCGAGACGTTCGGCGCTCATGTCGAGCAAGCTGACATCCAGCCCGGCGATGCGCGCGAAGATCGCCGTGCCGAGACCGATCGGCCCAGCGCCGATGACGAGCGTGCGCGCGCCGGGAGGCCCGAGCGAACGGCGCACCGCATGCGCGCCGATGGCCAAGAATTCCACCGCCGCGGCGTCGGCCAGCGATAGGCCGTTTGCCGGGTAGAGATTCTCAACCGGCACCAGGATCTCGTCGCACATGGCGCCGTCGCGATGGACGCCGAGCACTTCGATCTTCACGCAGCAATTCGGTTTGCCGTGCCGGCAGGCGATGCATTTGCCGCATGAAAGATAGGGGTTGATGACGACCGGCTCACCGACGGCGAGATCGACGCCTTCGCCCTTCTCGACGATGGTGCCGGAGACCTCATGGCCCATGATGCGCGGATAGGCCAGAAACGGGTGCTTGCCTTCGAAGATGTGGTAGTCGGTGCCGCAGATGCCGACATGGCTGACGGCAACCCGCGCCCAACCGGGCGGCGGCGCGCCAGGGTCGGCGCGGTCTTCGAGGACAAGCTCGCCGGGTGAGCGGCAGACAACGGCTTTCATTTCGCAAATCCAATATTCAAAAAAGAACGCCGGCCTCGTACGAACGAGGCCGGCGGAAGTCAGGGAGGATTCA includes the following:
- a CDS encoding zinc-binding alcohol dehydrogenase family protein — encoded protein: MKAVVCRSPGELVLEDRADPGAPPPGWARVAVSHVGICGTDYHIFEGKHPFLAYPRIMGHEVSGTIVEKGEGVDLAVGEPVVINPYLSCGKCIACRHGKPNCCVKIEVLGVHRDGAMCDEILVPVENLYPANGLSLADAAAVEFLAIGAHAVRRSLGPPGARTLVIGAGPIGLGTAIFARIAGLDVSLLDMSAERLGFAEKELGFTPLDGSKETAAELVRQATSGEGFDLVFDATGNTPSVQSAFAHVAHGGTLVLVSVVKDDIAFSDPEFHKREMTLIGSRNALKADFDHVAASIRNGAVPLNKLVTHRTTLAATPRDLARWTHEKSGLIKAVIEVGS